From Xylocopilactobacillus apis, a single genomic window includes:
- the scrK gene encoding fructokinase ScrK, whose product MLLGSVEAGGTKFVCAVGNEDYQVLHKTQFSTSDPQSTIKKTIEFFQQYPDLAALSIASFGPIELQKNNPHYGYVTKTPKLKWRDTDFLGPVKDALKVPIFFTTDVNASAYGEFVASQLYNEKIDSLVYYTIGTGVGGGAVLNGKILQGIGHPEMGHTFVKRHPDDLDFKGICPFHGDCLEGLVSGPTFDARLNIPGSEVSKEHHVWDIMAYYVAQAAIQQTMIIRPNNIVFGGGVVSEEFLVKVRKEFSALLNDYVNVPDLNKYIQMPRVKDNGSATLGNFALAYRVQEE is encoded by the coding sequence ATGTTATTAGGCAGTGTTGAAGCAGGTGGTACCAAATTTGTGTGTGCTGTAGGTAATGAAGATTACCAGGTTTTACATAAAACACAATTTTCAACAAGTGACCCCCAATCGACAATTAAAAAAACAATTGAATTTTTTCAACAATATCCAGATTTAGCTGCGTTATCTATTGCTTCGTTTGGACCTATTGAGTTACAAAAAAACAATCCTCACTATGGTTACGTCACTAAAACTCCAAAATTAAAGTGGCGTGATACTGATTTTTTGGGACCAGTTAAAGACGCCTTAAAAGTCCCAATCTTTTTTACAACTGATGTTAATGCTTCCGCATATGGCGAATTTGTTGCTTCGCAGCTTTACAATGAAAAAATTGATTCTCTTGTATATTATACGATCGGTACTGGTGTTGGTGGCGGTGCGGTATTAAACGGAAAAATACTACAGGGAATCGGACATCCAGAAATGGGGCATACATTTGTTAAAAGACATCCAGATGACTTGGATTTTAAAGGTATTTGTCCCTTTCATGGTGATTGTTTAGAAGGTCTTGTTTCAGGTCCAACGTTTGATGCTCGTTTGAATATACCTGGATCAGAAGTTTCTAAAGAACATCACGTTTGGGATATTATGGCTTATTATGTTGCACAGGCTGCGATTCAACAAACGATGATTATTCGACCAAATAACATTGTATTTGGCGGGGGAGTAGTAAGTGAAGAATTTTTGGTCAAAGTTAGAAAAGAGTTCAGTGCCTTATTAAATGATTATGTGAATGTGCCTGATTTAAATAAGTATATTCAAATGCCAAGAGTTAAGGATAATGGCTCAGCCACCTTGGGTAACTTTGCATTAGCTTATCGAGTTCAAGAAGAATAA
- a CDS encoding ArgE/DapE family deacylase — protein sequence MNDSEKISILSKLISFKSVNGHEKAIAEYLQELLNKYGIESEIVPVSDDRADLVAEIGSGTPVLAVSGHMDVVDVELANWKTDPFTMTEIDGKLYGRGSTDMKSGLAALVIALIELKQSNTPINGTIRLLATAGEEVGQAGAELLQKKGYMENVDTLLIGEPSGYRAVYANKGELDITIKSKGKAAHSSMPALGNNAVQHLINVLNKIQASIKGYMDIKNDVLGGTVFNIDVINGGTQPNAIPGSAEAVLNIRTIPEFDNKKIIDLIQSEIDQYNNSTNGNISMEIGMEIIAIIGNVNSKIIDLIKTIAQPYMSKIKYTPEQIKVAEKQSELTGMPFSTTEIKTMGVSGGTDASKFLIDQPNNANYVVFGPGENNAHQDNEYVTKEMYFDFIEIYKKIFVEFFK from the coding sequence GTGAATGATAGTGAAAAAATTTCTATTTTAAGTAAACTGATTAGCTTTAAATCAGTTAACGGGCACGAAAAAGCCATTGCTGAGTATTTACAAGAACTTTTAAACAAATATGGTATTGAGAGCGAAATCGTTCCAGTTAGTGACGACAGAGCTGATTTAGTTGCAGAAATTGGTTCAGGCACCCCGGTGCTTGCTGTTTCAGGACATATGGATGTTGTCGATGTTGAATTAGCAAATTGGAAAACTGATCCTTTTACAATGACTGAAATTGATGGCAAGTTATACGGACGCGGCTCAACTGATATGAAATCAGGTCTTGCAGCATTAGTCATTGCGTTGATTGAATTAAAACAAAGTAATACGCCAATTAATGGAACAATTAGATTGTTAGCTACAGCTGGTGAAGAAGTGGGACAGGCAGGGGCTGAATTACTTCAAAAGAAAGGGTATATGGAGAATGTAGATACCCTTTTAATTGGCGAGCCTTCAGGTTATCGAGCAGTTTATGCCAATAAAGGTGAACTGGATATTACAATTAAATCTAAAGGAAAAGCTGCTCATAGTTCAATGCCTGCGCTAGGTAATAATGCAGTTCAGCATTTAATTAATGTTCTTAATAAAATTCAAGCCTCAATAAAGGGCTATATGGATATAAAAAATGATGTATTGGGTGGAACCGTATTCAATATTGATGTTATTAATGGAGGAACGCAGCCTAATGCAATTCCTGGTTCTGCAGAAGCTGTTTTAAATATAAGAACTATCCCTGAGTTTGATAACAAAAAAATTATAGATTTAATACAAAGCGAAATTGATCAGTATAATAATTCCACCAACGGAAATATTTCAATGGAAATTGGGATGGAAATCATAGCGATTATCGGTAATGTTAATTCTAAAATTATTGATCTAATTAAGACGATCGCTCAACCTTACATGAGTAAAATTAAATATACGCCTGAACAAATTAAAGTAGCTGAAAAACAGTCTGAACTAACAGGAATGCCGTTTTCGACTACTGAAATTAAAACAATGGGAGTTTCTGGCGGAACAGATGCTTCGAAATTCCTAATTGATCAGCCAAATAATGCTAATTATGTTGTTTTTGGTCCTGGCGAAAATAATGCTCACCAGGATAACGAATATGTTACTAAAGAAATGTATTTTGACTTTATTGAAATTTACAAGAAAATCTTT